Proteins encoded in a region of the Gemmatimonadota bacterium genome:
- a CDS encoding cyclic nucleotide-binding domain-containing protein, whose protein sequence is MNLSHFFIKNSVRSQSVHFPFGGVVFQQGQEGEAFYIVQSGRLRVMKQDGNGDSMTVGYLYAGDHFGEGALLTRQGHRATVRAVEDADVLQVPKDEFFKAVRKSSDVRAYLEEQ, encoded by the coding sequence ATGAATCTTTCGCATTTTTTCATTAAAAACTCGGTTCGGTCACAATCTGTTCACTTTCCCTTTGGAGGTGTTGTGTTTCAACAGGGGCAAGAAGGTGAGGCGTTTTACATTGTGCAGTCTGGACGGTTGCGGGTGATGAAGCAGGATGGGAATGGCGATTCGATGACCGTGGGCTATCTGTATGCGGGTGATCATTTTGGCGAAGGGGCATTGTTGACCCGGCAAGGGCATCGGGCAACGGTACGAGCGGTTGAGGATGCGGATGTGTTGCAGGTGCCGAAGGACGAGTTTTTTAAGGCTGTGAGAAAAAGTTCTGACGTACGGGCGTATCTTGAGGAGCAG